The window tgtgaaggaaatcaaaaatgcaggcggacaaaaatagagggattgggaattctatgtaatggttcatagtcatctcccagagttcattTGCTGcatatagctggttcaattcattactgctttattggaactgatctggttcatctcattgctgaagatgatccatcttcagaattgatcatcgatccgtccatcagaattgatcatcatattgtattgttgttgaagtatataatgatctcctggctctgcttgtttcactcagcttcagttcatgtaagtcactccaggcctttctgaaatcctcctgctggtcatttcttacagaacaataatattccataacattcatataccataatttattcaaccattctccaattgatgggcatccactcagttttcagtttctggccactacaaagagacctgccacaaacattcgtgcacatacagctctctttcccttctttaagatttctttgggatataagcccagtaaaaacactgctgggtcaaagggtatgcacagtttaataactttttgagcatagttccaaatagctctccagaatggctggatgcattcacaattccaacaataatgtatcagtgtccctgttttcccacatcccctccaatattctgcattatctttccctgtcattctagccaatctgacaggtatgtagtggtatctcaaagttgtcttagaaaaatcctttttttacTGTTTTACTTTCTGTAAAGAATTGTCCATTTGTGTGTGGGGAATCAACCTGGATGATCAAaggagaaattgagacagagcTCCAAGCCAAAATCGTACTTTATTAGAAGAGTCTGGCTCCCCTCCAACCAAGTGGACCCCAAACCTTTTTCTCTTATCTAAGGTAtcatgtagagggctgaaactccaaaaaggtaggcttgaatcagacaactgagcacttaaggctaatatATATTCCATGTGAGACAATGAcaatgtatatagatacatatttagATAAGATGATGATGTGATGACTCTcatcattggtgcttgctgaatatttggtgttgagataattgtaggcaagaaTTGGAAGGCAGAGGAGAGAAGCCAGAATCACTTGGTAGCAGGACAAGGAAGAGAGaagctggagactctggactccaaaATCCAGGCTACATCTTTGTTAAGCAGTGGGGCAGCttgcctgtctccttcacttctccccttaaaaaccaaggactttgatttatcctgactctagctgaccctgaggccctccaggaagctagcccttattttatttatttatttttttttaaattgccttttatttacaggttatatgtatgggtaactttacagcattgacaactgccaaacctcttgttccaatttttcccttccttctccccaccccctcccccagatggcttgatgaccagtagatgttaaatatattaaaatataaattagatacacaataagtatacatgaccaaaccattattttgctgtacaaaaagaatcagactctgaaatattgtacaattagcctgtgaaggaaatccaaaatgcaggtgggcaaaaatagagggattgggaattcaatgtaatggttttcagtcatctcccagaattctttcactgggtgtaactggttcagttcattactgctccattggaaccgatttggttcatctcattgctgaggatagtcaggtccatcagaattggtcatcatatagtatttttgttgaagtatataatgatctcttggccctgctcttttcactcagcatcagtttgtgtaagtctctccaggcctttctgaaatcatcctgttggtcatttcttacagaacaataatattccataatattcatataccacaatttattcagccattctccaattgatgggcatccactcagtttccagtttctggccactacaaagagggctgccacaaacattcatgcacatacaggtccttttcccttctttatgatctctttgggatataagcccagtagtaacactgctggatcaaagggtatgcacagtttgataactttttgagcatagttccaaattgctctccagaatggtaggatatattcacagttccaccaacaatgtattagtgtccctgttttcccacatcccctccaacattcctcattatctttccctgtcattctagccagtctgacaggtgtatagtggtatctcagagttgtcttaatttgcatttctctgattaataatgacttggagcatcttttcatatgactaaacatagtttcaatttcttcatctgagaattgtctgttcatatcctttgaccatttatcatttggagaattaGTCCTTACTTTATAATATCACCTTCTTTCTGGACTCTTTTTATAGGTTTACAAAAGTGCTAAAATAGGACATTTCATTGATTACCATGCAATGCATAGGCTAAAATATAAGTATCAGCAGGGTCACAGATGGGCAAGATGGACAGTACAGGAAATATTTCTGACTAGATGGTCATAAGATGGATGATTTGCCCTTTGGGCTAAGTATGCAGAGATGGAGCATTCTGCTGATCATGAGATGGACAAGCCATCCCTTAGATTGGAAAAGTGGAAAGTGCATCCCAAAAAAAACTTCAGTGGcaaggaaaattgttttattagTTTCCATCACTACAATACTGTTTATGAGGATACAGTGTGATTTCCAAAGACTGAAAttttattctggaaaaaaaaggatctttttCCCTTTGAACTTCTAGTAAGATGTCAGAGTTAATTTTTATGACCTAATTTTGGCTCCCCTGAACCATCTCAAAAGAGTTACAAATATGccaaattttaaaaggagaacaATTATCAAAAAGAGCCCCTTATGGAATGGGAAATAGACAGAAATCAAAGAAGCAGGAATTCTGTCATAGAAACATAGATTAAGAGGTAAAAGAATTCACCTAGTTCAATCCTACTTTTCAGATAATATTTCTGAAGTGAtgcagaataacaaaataaaactaaagaataTAAGTAACATGCTTTTGAAACTTAATACTCCAGTTCTTCATACAATGGCAGGGAGAGTCCCTGGAAAAATGATTGGGACAACTTTCTAAGTTCTCAAGAGTACCCCTGAAGAGCTATGCTCTTTGACCTCCCAACAGTATGCTTCCCAATAACATTCAGAGAATACACTCAGTTCTTAGCAAGTTGAATTACTCAAATAGATGGTGAGAAGAATAACAAATCATTTCCTAGTTATGTTCACCCCAAACCTAGAGTACAGTtttttacagatacagaaaagGAACGAGGATAGAGGGGGCACAGATTTGAAAGAACAATGGTAGTGAGTACATCTAAAGCACCTCACATCTGGAATTTCAGGATAAATTCAATTTAGAGCATGGTGTCAATGACTGATGAGTAATTTTGCTATTTAAAGTTGGGGTGACTCTTTGCCGTGACAGTCATAGAATTTAATTGAGATgcctgtttttttatttatttatttatttttaacaagtgaggaaatttaggcaatgGGGATTAAGAGAGTCATTATTCCTATTGTTCCATGGACAGATTCTAGTTTCTACACCTTTTAAAATCCATAGTTTTTTGGAGTGTTGCTATTGTTCCTCTGGTTATGTTCATGAGATTTTTAATCAGATTAAAATCTACAAATTTGTTTGTTATGACATTGGTTTTgtggtataaattattttttgattgtcCCTACTTAActgtatatttgtttatatatgtctcattaaaaaaaaaatcaggtttctgaaagataatgataaatgtttgagggtATGTGTttaaactgggacaccaataccTTTTTGGTGGAGTTacaaactgatccaaccattctgtagaacaatttggaactttgtccaaaagactatgaaattgtgcataccctgtggatccagcagtgtctttactgggtctgtataccaaagagatcagaCAAAGGGgcaaaggactcacatgtacaaatatttttgtagtagccttttttgagatggcaaggaactggaaacttagtggatgctcatcagttgggaatggctggataaattatggtgtatgaatggtATGGGATATTATTGAATATTTAGGAAattcagcaggataatttcaggaaGGTTTAgacagacttatatgaactgatgctaagggaaaggagtagaacaaagagaaaattgtacacagcaataagattatataatgatcaactctgatggacttggctgttttcaataatgaggtgattcaggccagttgcaaGAGACTTCTGAtgaagagtcatctgcatccagagagaggactatatgtattacaacatagtattttcacctttgttgttgttattgttgtttggttgcttgtttttttctctcatttttttccctttttcatctgatttttcttgtacagcatgataaatgtagaaatatgtttgaaagaattgcacatgtttaacctatattggattacttgtagTCTAGGAGAGGTTGGAGGTGAGGAGATAGGGaaagagggttttgcaagggtgaatgtggaaaattagctgtgcatgtattttgaaaaataaaaagctattatttaaaaaatcaatatccTCATTTTGTTCACCAAAATACAATTTGATCATATACTTTTATTAAATCAACATTGGACCATTAACACTTCTTTGGCTGACTTCCCCGTCATGTGCAGTACATTGCCtgaatatttcaaaataagaCAAATTTCTCCCTGCTCCCAAAGTGATATAAAAGTACCAAAAAGTGATCTTGACATTTGAGTCAGGGACTGGGTTTCTTTCTAAAAGAAATCTCCAAGCAAGTCATAAGACCATAAGGTCATGGTTATGCATGTTCTGGGGTTTCTGCAGCCTCATCTGGTACTGGGTCAATGATCAGAACATTTTCATTCTTGAAGCCAAGGCCTATGGAAAATATAGGGAAGAGAGGCTCTGAAAACGAGCTGGTGAATATATAGATGAGGCATCTAGTGTCTACATCATAAAACATTATGTTTCCTGCCTCATAGTCCAAAAAGATCCCCACCTTGTAGAGCTTCCTTGGTATGCGAATGCTTCTCCTAGGCATGGTACAGACAATATATGTTTCTTGTCTTAGGCTCAAAAGCCAATGTCCAGTAGAAGGAGATGGtgaaacttttccctttctttttatagaCTTATTACAAAGACCAACATCCCAAGCAGAACTATTTCCCACTGTCACCTCCCAATAATGTCTCCCAGACATGAAGCTCTGAGTTGCTAGAATAGCACCACATGGATTAGATTTCTTCCAAAGCAACTTcttccatttatcttttcttcttattgtttTCATATCTGTGGACAAAACAATTCCAGGACAGGCAGTTTCAGGATCCAGAAAGATTTCctctagagaaacaaagaaatatcaGCAGTTATAGGGAGTTGGTGTAAAAAATCCCTAACTAGAACAACCCAGTTCAATAAAAAAAGAGTGGTTGAGATTTTTATGGATATTTAGAAAGCAATGAATAAGAAACCCAAAATCTCATATCAATTTAAGAACTCAAGGGAGCCATTGTCCATACATAGAATTGTTTAGGAAGGTCACTATAAAGCTAAGATGTCCTGAAGGTTCAGAGATCCATCAAATAGAAGGAAATAGTCCACATTCTATCAGAAGATCTTAGATTCTATGGAGTTTGGAATTTTATCTAATGTTTTAGTGCATTCAGGCTTCCTTTCTATAAAGGGCTCTTTCTGTTGGCAGAAGATGATTTCCTTGATATTAGGCACCATAATAATGCTTTAAGTTGCAAATTTCATGTGTTTCATTGCTGTTAGTGTTCTGCAAGTccaaataaccattgtctttacTTTTGATAGCACCCTGCAGATTCTAGAAACCTgagctggggaggggaggaagtacCAAGTGATTGTATTTCTAGATGACCAGATATAAACTTATTCTCCAAGTATCAGTGTCACACAGGTCACTACACTTACCAAAGAATTTTCTCCTGATCACATCTCTCAGCTTCCAGTTCCTAGTCATGTGAAGTGTGAGCAGTTTGAAGGATTGTGCTATTGTCCCCAGTTGTCGATTAGGCCGGGTATTCTTCATACACTTCTTGTGACACTTAGGACATCGAAATCTGGACTTCGAAGTCTTGATCATGAGTGCATGGATACATCCTGCACAAAAATTGTGACCGCATTCTATAGATGTGGGGCATGTGAAGAAATCTAGGCAGATGGGGCACTTCAGCTCTTCCCAGAGGTTTGAAATAAGATATGATGCCAtgactttacaaaaaaaaaaaaaaaaaaaggaaaagaatcaatcATTTCATAATATTAACTTAATACAATAATCAAGCTGTCTAGGGAAATCCATTATATGAGTATAGGTAAGGATTACAAGCCCAAGATTTTTCTCAGCAAATTTGAATATAATCttttagaaggaaaatggaaatttaatgaaatagaggacttccatGCATTCTTGGTGAAAAGAGCAAAGCTGAATAACATAGCATCTAAATTATTGgaggaaaagcaagaaaggaaaaggaattataaGTCAAATTCCAAAACTGGGGAAActgataatagaaaaaagaaagcataggGTTGAGGGAAAGAGTGTGGGAAAAGGTTGGCCCTAAagtagtctctctctctctctctctctcctctctctctctctctctctctctaactttgtttctctttctgtttctctcttctcttctttcccacgATAGAAGATCTCATTCACTCTGTTATGTTGTCTCATACATTCTCACATCTGTTGCTctcttatttctatttccttttgctttAAACAAATGAGTTTATGCAGTGCTTCCTAGGCttgtttattatgtttattatgttC of the Sarcophilus harrisii chromosome 1, mSarHar1.11, whole genome shotgun sequence genome contains:
- the LOC105749754 gene encoding E3 ubiquitin-protein ligase TRIM39-like, which encodes MASYLISNLWEELKCPICLDFFTCPTSIECGHNFCAGCIHALMIKTSKSRFRCPKCHKKCMKNTRPNRQLGTIAQSFKLLTLHMTRNWKLRDVIRRKFFEEIFLDPETACPGIVLSTDMKTIRRKDKWKKLLWKKSNPCGAILATQSFMSGRHYWEVTVGNSSAWDVGLCNKSIKRKGKVSPSPSTGHWLLSLRQETYIVCTMPRRSIRIPRKLYKVGIFLDYEAGNIMFYDVDTRCLIYIFTSSFSEPLFPIFSIGLGFKNENVLIIDPVPDEAAETPEHA